taagaaatatgaaCAAATTATCATCAGTCAAATTGTACTTCTTCTAAAAAACAAACTGTTTTAACGAAAGTGACAGCAAACATTCAGCTaaccttaaaattattcaattatattaaaaaatgaatacatacaACATTAAAATGCgcatttctttttccttttgtttcaacTTTTTAAGTACTGTTAATAAACCCATAGCAATTTACATAAACAGCACCAatgatttaaattttaaatatacaaagacGCGATGTTTAGATGAGAAACACTCACGACTTGTCAAACGAAGTTAACCTATATCGATCAGCAACTATATTATACTGCATTCAATTGTAATCAAACATTTTCAGTGGAAAAATATGGTAGAAATAATCAATAACagtagtaattaaaataatcctTATATTCTTTCCTTGTAACAATTTACagaagataattaaaaatacgaaggaaaataaatattttaattcattcatgtactgtaaaataaaatagagctaaatgtacatatttatgAAGATAGAAGTATGTCTGTCACTTTATTAATAACATCTGGATGACACAATGCATTTATAATATCTTCAGATAACTTATGAATTGAAGTATCTTGAACATTATTATCAGATTTAGAAGTACAACTCAGTACTGACACGTCACTGTTGTTAGgaaatctttttcttttcattcttaaaAGTTCCTTCATTTCTGATGTTTCAAGATCCTTTACCATCTTCACATATTGTGGATATTGTTCTACTAAATCATCTGCTGTCCATTCTGTGTGTTTTACCTTTTTGTGAGAtaaatctatattttctatatttttacattctccAAGAGCAACACTGAGCtattgaaaaaattttaattattatataaaaaattctattatacacaaagtgtttatatttatttcattataatttaccAATTTTATGCAATAAGATAATGAAAAATGAGCTTCTTCAGATTTCTCAAGAAGATTCTTGCCAATTCTAGCTACTATTAATTTAACCAGGGCTTCTTTAACTCTTGACACACTGTCTGTTACAATTGGTAACCATGTATTTACACTAACAGAGAATTCCAATGATTCTACATAATGCCACCAACCAGCAGGTACAAACAAAACATCTCCTGGCTCAAGGATTATTACTTTTGCcttatctttcatttttaatatgtttatttcaTCTTCTTCAGTAGGGCAAAAGAAATTGTATTTACTATATACTGTTGATTCTTCATATGGAACCCTTGTTACATGGAGAACATCACTTGAACTTGGAGGAAACAATAACCATTCTTTTCTGAAATAATTTGTTCACAAATAATGATATACAGTCATAAAAcatttaagtatttaaatagaACTAAAATTGAACATAATTAACcttccatgaatctgtgctattaAGTTGCAGCCATAAGAATCTTGATGACAATTTGTATGCGCACCCTTGCTTCCTATCCAAAGCGTGGAATCAAAACCTGTCTTCTCAAAACCAAACCTTTTCCAATTTACTGAATCTATTATCTCTGGTTTATCTTTAAACCATTCATGCATATATTTGTAATCAAAATAATACCATTCTTTGTTATCTTCATTACAATTAATGTGTTTAATAAACTCTGATAATGTCATTGAAATCACAGGACAGTTCACCTCCCACTGTGGACCCTAAAAGCACAGATCTGAAacttattatgttaatatttaaattatatatacaagcaataaaatatgtaagggttaataaaaaaatatttataatttacctTGGTTTTGGCATTACAACCAATTCGAAATGGTAGCTTAATGTCGCCAAACTTTTCAACCAGTTGAGACAAATTCCAATCTAATAATTTCCAAGTGTATCCATCTGTCATATTTTGTAACATTCGTTGAAATAATAATGGCTCTTTGATTTCTAAAAtagcattttttaaaacttcttCCGATggacaattcaatttttccataGCTACCaagtttttataattcttttttatgagcacaatatattttgtgtaataaatatcaaattataaaatacacacATAAAAATGTACACACTACAATCGTGTTGTTCACTTCCAGAAATGTGGTTATGTTACCACACATGACGCCAGAAATTGTCTCAGTACGAGGTTAACATTTGCTAAGTAGATGTACAAATAAAGCTCTAATTAAATACGACAAATTAGTAAAAATGtcatattatacaaaaatttgtgtAAATCATTTAAGAAATCTATCAAATGCACTTTTGTCTAATCACACTAATGTCCTGATGCAACAAACTCGGGTATTGTTATTGAATcagtaataattaaactatGGATTTTATCAGATCATATAATAACGCGATATAACATACAAATCTTAATAAAACTTTAATCCGTCTTTTATTCTAATTATGGTCAAATCAAGCTGTAatataaagtattaatttttaatacattctttttaatAGAAAAGTTTCGATCATTGAAGTTTACTAAAAATCCATAGTTCAGTAATAACCATTAAAAAAACAACCATAAAATGATTCCAATAAGTAATTATCTTTCTTTTCTAGAATACATACATTCTAAAAAGAAGATATCCAGTACCTCTTCATAAAAAAGATCAAAAGCCACATAAATTAAAAGCTAAACACTTTATTTATGATGTTATAGAAAATAAAGCTATTCAAAAACAACCagatattgatttaattttattaaaaaccaTATCAGGCATAGGTGTAAAAGGACAGAAGATTTCAATAAGAGCTGACAAGGGTTATAATAATCTGTTACTGCCAAAATTGGCTGTTTATGCAACTCCTGAAAACATAGAGAAATATGCAGTTAATACAATAGAAACCGTGGAAAGCAACTATCTAAGTTCTGAGTATGTTACGATGACAGTAGACGCATTATCACATTTGTACTTAAATATAGTGATGAATATGCATATACCATGGACAATAGAAAAGTGGCATATCAGGACAAGTTTTCGTAAAACAGGCATTGTTGTCCCTGAAGATGCAATAACTATGCCTAAAAAAGAAATATCTGGGCCAGACTTAtctattgaaaataaagaattttatgtCACTGTTAAGATTAATAATCAAGAGGAAGTAAAAGTTAGATGTAAAATACATCATTGGACTTCTGATCGAAAAAATAAACTTCCATATACCACGGATATATGGAATTTACCTAATATAGCAGTCTTTCCAAAAGATCAGGAAGTCATAGATTCACTCCCAAAGCATCGTTTATGtatgaaacaaaataatgataattaataaatgtattaaaataaataaaatctggtttgaaaacaattttcattttgagaattttattgccttagtaaaaataattccatttgcttttttttaaatagttttgattaaaataattgataatataatatgaataaattatatatttttacaattaataagaattttgataataaatgatatgtgttagaaactttaaattattatgtataagAAACTCAGTATAAGAATTCATATACAATGGCCAATACAAATACAATGAGCAATCAATAAATGAAATCTACAGTTTCAAACTATATACCAGCATTTACTTCTTAATTGGTTAACCTGACTTTTTTGATAATCTTTAATGATCTAAATATGAGCTTGAACAATCTCtaattcagtatttaaatatGGAAGACAAACATTTTGCATGGGATGAAATTTCTGATGGACTAATTTTgttaaagtaatataatttgtaaacaattaggataatatttgatatagttGGCTGAAATACTTAGATTTAAActcaaattcatatttattaaaattagtatttattcagatattttttatgtttacatataaaagtatacaaaaaccAGAAGATGAACAAATTAAAAGGCACAAAGGACCATCTGATCCCGTTCCGGACTCAAAAGTTTATTGTCCACATGCATACTTACTTTTAAACTTTCGTGAAACTTTAAGTCAACGTGAAAAggtgattaattaaaaaagtaagaaattaaaactaaaatagTACTAATGAATATCTCTTCCATTTTAGATAAGATTTAGAAGAtactttttaagaaaaataccTCCAACTGAaccaaatgttattattttacaagACATAAAAGATCTTGTGCTATTTTTATTAGCAACTCCTATTAGTCCacaatttattgatttttttcatttgccCATTATGGATCGATTCTTAAGAGcagcaataatttattttcaatattatttgataatatgGGAAGAATTAATGGAAGAACGTGCAGCTACTATGAAAAAAGCTCCAAATCCTTTAGCTCAAGGCTATAGATCCAAATATGCACATGACATGCAAAATCTTCGTTGTATCTTAGGTAGAGAATATGCCGATTTAATAGTAGGTTGTCAAGATAGCATGCAATATCACCATATGACTGGTGGAAAAAAGGGAATGACATCAGTAACTCAATCCCAAGGAGAAAAAGACTTAAGAATGTTTGAGGTATTGATTGGTATAACACATCGTATAATTTGGATAGCTTTACAACGTAAATACTTTAGTTTAATTGGTAAGCTACTCTACCAGAAAAGAAACTTTAATGAAGTACTTTAAtaaggtaatatttattttagaaatagagTTACATAGATTATTTAGAAGCGAAGCATACAACATAGCTAAGAGACGAACTCCCAGTCATGTTGTCCCAGATATGTTAGAAGATGATACTTTGATACTAcaaggaaataaaattcaagagaaACGAAGATTATTAAGAAATTCTCCTGTTATAGAAGAACTAATATACTCAAACTGTGATTATCGTCTCTTGTCTTTAGGtatgttaattttcaaataatatttttgtttttttcaactagattatttcaaataaactatGCTAAACAGGTATGGGAAATGATGTCAATGATGaacgaattctttatttgcaAAATGCTTTGTTGAGTAAAGAAGATGAATTACATGAATTGGGCATTAATATAGGAATTTTAGGAGATAATAGAGATAATTATGACTTGATGTTAATACCACTTGAAGAAGAAAAAGGCTCTGAAGtacaaatattagaaaaaggAACATATGAAGTAAGAAAAAGTATAAGAGATGCATCAGATTTAGTAAGTTTTTCCAATATATAccctttttcatataaatttatattataaagtattgATGTTCTATTCGcgttttttaaaattacagGAGAAAATTATAACAACTCAGAAACTTCCATCATTTCAAACTGATTTTAAAGTAACTTGCAATTTTCCAATTATGCTAGGTGATATTTCGCCAAATGGTTATGAAAATAATCGCAAAGAAGCAAGAAAAAAATGGTATATTAGAGAAATTAAACGTCATCATGTTATAAATACTGATACATACTCTATAATAACAACATAAATTGTTACACTAAAAGGtgtgtaattttttaaaatttactcatttttaaataaaaattcttgttctTTAAAATCAAAAATGCTCAATTGTCAAAAGTTTATGATGAATCGATTAAAACAAATTATACTTTATCCATTATTGTACACTACTTACCAAAAGTAAGTTGCATTACTTATTAGGGATGTCTGACTATTTATTAGTCAATACTACTTGTGTTCAGTATACAGACAGATATAAATAAtcagagaaaaatataatttgttacatatatctaaatattaatgatattgtatACTATCAATCCATAAGTTTTTCAAAATCTGACTAAACTGATATAAACcatatacattaaatatgtatttgaGCTGTTGACAAGTAGTATTCATTAAGGATGTATGATATATGAAAAGACTATACCTGTTGCTCCCAAAAACACTTGTGTCAGCAATTGTATAATtaagtattgtaaatattaaccaATATACTTTTGCATTCTTATTCATTCACTGTATCTTTGAAAGTATagtaaaaaaatgaatacaacATAAACCATGGAACGCCATTTCAAATGTGTTTTATTATccgtgaaattttttaatatgaatatggATTGATAACAACCAAATAATTGAATACATGTGTCTACATTTGGTTTTTCAAAAGATgttaacatttatattaaatttatagttttaaagtAATGTTGTAATGTCTAATAAAATGAAGATAcaagtattcaaataaattacttcaatatttcaaacaaagtagattatgataaattattttatattactcacaacatttattaaataacatatatATTGGCTAAAGTATCAAtaagaatgttttaattaaaaatattattaaatatagacACACACATTCAAAAAGACAATGCTTTGAGGGACACGTGATTGGAGTGGATAAACTGAGTACAATAAGACAATGTAAAAAATATGCTTATTATAATTGGTAATGCCTAATAATGAGTACTAATGCTGATATTTTACAAGGAG
Above is a genomic segment from Nomia melanderi isolate GNS246 chromosome 8, iyNomMela1, whole genome shotgun sequence containing:
- the HSPBAP1 gene encoding HSPB1 associated protein 1 isoform X1, whose protein sequence is MEKLNCPSEEVLKNAILEIKEPLLFQRMLQNMTDGYTWKLLDWNLSQLVEKFGDIKLPFRIGCNAKTKGPQWEVNCPVISMTLSEFIKHINCNEDNKEWYYFDYKYMHEWFKDKPEIIDSVNWKRFGFEKTGFDSTLWIGSKGAHTNCHQDSYGCNLIAQIHGRKEWLLFPPSSSDVLHVTRVPYEESTVYSKYNFFCPTEEDEINILKMKDKAKVIILEPGDVLFVPAGWWHYVESLEFSVSVNTWLPIVTDSVSRVKEALVKLIVARIGKNLLEKSEEAHFSLSYCIKLLSVALGECKNIENIDLSHKKVKHTEWTADDLVEQYPQYVKMVKDLETSEMKELLRMKRKRFPNNSDVSVLSCTSKSDNNVQDTSIHKLSEDIINALCHPDVINKVTDILLSS
- the HSPBAP1 gene encoding HSPB1 associated protein 1 isoform X2, with protein sequence MTLSEFIKHINCNEDNKEWYYFDYKYMHEWFKDKPEIIDSVNWKRFGFEKTGFDSTLWIGSKGAHTNCHQDSYGCNLIAQIHGRKEWLLFPPSSSDVLHVTRVPYEESTVYSKYNFFCPTEEDEINILKMKDKAKVIILEPGDVLFVPAGWWHYVESLEFSVSVNTWLPIVTDSVSRVKEALVKLIVARIGKNLLEKSEEAHFSLSYCIKLLSVALGECKNIENIDLSHKKVKHTEWTADDLVEQYPQYVKMVKDLETSEMKELLRMKRKRFPNNSDVSVLSCTSKSDNNVQDTSIHKLSEDIINALCHPDVINKVTDILLSS
- the mRpL9 gene encoding mitochondrial ribosomal protein L9, producing the protein MSYYTKICVNHLRNLSNALLSNHTNVLMQQTRNTYILKRRYPVPLHKKDQKPHKLKAKHFIYDVIENKAIQKQPDIDLILLKTISGIGVKGQKISIRADKGYNNLLLPKLAVYATPENIEKYAVNTIETVESNYLSSEYVTMTVDALSHLYLNIVMNMHIPWTIEKWHIRTSFRKTGIVVPEDAITMPKKEISGPDLSIENKEFYVTVKINNQEEVKVRCKIHHWTSDRKNKLPYTTDIWNLPNIAVFPKDQEVIDSLPKHRLCMKQNNDN
- the LOC116427418 gene encoding protein phosphatase 1 regulatory subunit 36 isoform X3, with amino-acid sequence MEDKHFAWDEISDGLILLNIQKPEDEQIKRHKGPSDPVPDSKVYCPHAYLLLNFRETLSQREKIRFRRYFLRKIPPTEPNVIILQDIKDLVLFLLATPISPQFIDFFHLPIMDRFLRAAIIYFQYYLIIWEELMEERAATMKKAPNPLAQGYRSKYAHDMQNLRCILGREYADLIVGCQDSMQYHHMTGGKKGMTSVTQSQGEKDLRMFEVLIGITHRIIWIALQRKYFSLIEIELHRLFRSEAYNIAKRRTPSHVVPDMLEDDTLILQGNKIQEKRRLLRNSPVIEELIYSNCDYRLLSLGMGNDVNDERILYLQNALLSKEDELHELGINIGILGDNRDNYDLMLIPLEEEKGSEVQILEKGTYEVRKSIRDASDLLPITEHLSI
- the LOC116427418 gene encoding uncharacterized protein LOC116427418 isoform X1 — protein: MEDKHFAWDEISDGLILLNIQKPEDEQIKRHKGPSDPVPDSKVYCPHAYLLLNFRETLSQREKIRFRRYFLRKIPPTEPNVIILQDIKDLVLFLLATPISPQFIDFFHLPIMDRFLRAAIIYFQYYLIIWEELMEERAATMKKAPNPLAQGYRSKYAHDMQNLRCILGREYADLIVGCQDSMQYHHMTGGKKGMTSVTQSQGEKDLRMFEVLIGITHRIIWIALQRKYFSLIEIELHRLFRSEAYNIAKRRTPSHVVPDMLEDDTLILQGNKIQEKRRLLRNSPVIEELIYSNCDYRLLSLGMGNDVNDERILYLQNALLSKEDELHELGINIGILGDNRDNYDLMLIPLEEEKGSEVQILEKGTYEVRKSIRDASDLEKIITTQKLPSFQTDFKVTCNFPIMLGDISPNGYENNRKEARKKWYIREIKRHHVINTDTYSIITT
- the LOC116427418 gene encoding uncharacterized protein LOC116427418 isoform X2, with the translated sequence MEDKHFAWDEISDGLILLNIQKPEDEQIKRHKGPSDPVPDSKVYCPHAYLLLNFRETLSQREKIRFRRYFLRKIPPTEPNVIILQDIKDLVLFLLATPISPQFIDFFHLPIMDRFLRAAIIYFQYYLIIWEELMEERAATMKKAPNPLAQGYRSKYAHDMQNLRCILGREYADLIVGCQDSMQYHHMTGGKKGMTSVTQSQGEKDLRMFEVLIGITHRIIWIALQQIELHRLFRSEAYNIAKRRTPSHVVPDMLEDDTLILQGNKIQEKRRLLRNSPVIEELIYSNCDYRLLSLGMGNDVNDERILYLQNALLSKEDELHELGINIGILGDNRDNYDLMLIPLEEEKGSEVQILEKGTYEVRKSIRDASDLEKIITTQKLPSFQTDFKVTCNFPIMLGDISPNGYENNRKEARKKWYIREIKRHHVINTDTYSIITT